A stretch of DNA from Campylobacter concisus:
TTTTTTGTTGAGCAGATCGCTGGTGATACACTAAGCGTAAATACAATGGTTGGCAAAGGTGCTGATCCACACACTTATGAGCCAAAGCCAAAACAGATGAAGGAGCTTGAAAAGAGCGAGCTTTACTTTGCTATTGGTATTGAATTTGAAGATACTTGGCTAGAGCGTTTTTCAAAATCTTTTAAAAATTTACGCATTATAAAAACACAAGAAGGTATCGAAAAGATAGCTATGAACGATGAGCATGAGCATCATGAACACCATGAACATCATGAGCACAAGCATGAGGGTGAGCATAAACATGAACATCACGAGCATCATGACCATGACCACGAAGCTGGCGAACATCATCACCATCATCATGATGGCCTTGATCCGCACATTTGGCTTGATCCAGTTTTAGTAAAAACTCAAGCTGATAATATTGCTAAGGCATTAATAGAGAAATTCCCACAAAATGCAAAGCTCTATGAGGAAAATTTAGCTAAATTTAAAGCTAGTCTTGACGAGCTTGATAGCTTTATCAAAAATACTCTAAAAGATGTTAAAACTCGCGAATTTATCGTATATCACCCATCTTGGGGATATTTTGCAAAACGCTATAACTTAGAGCAAATCGCTATCGAGATAGAGGGCAAAGAGCCAAAGCCAGCTGAGCTAAAAGAGCTCATAGAAGAAGCTAAAGAGCACGGCGTAAAGGTCATTTTCGTGGCTCCGCAGTTTCCAACAAAGGCTGCGAATTTAGTAGCAAAAGAGACTGGCTCAAAGGTCATAAGCATTGATCAGCTCCCAGAAAATTGGCTAGATGAGATGAAAAAAACAGCAGAAATTTTTGCTAAGAGTCTATAAAAAATGTTAGCACGCCTGATTGTCATTTGCTTCTTTGCTATAAATGCCTTCGGGTGTGCTCTTTGCTCGCTTTATAGCCCGACCGCTCACGTGAGCGTAAAATTTGACTCAAACGAAAACAATATCACTACAATTGCTTTTTCATGGACATTTTCACAAAATTTCTCAGAGCTTATGAGGCAAAATTTTGACCTAAATCAGGATGAAAAGATAGATGAAAGTGAGATCAAAAAGATCCGCTTAAATTTACTTGATTATCTTGTGCCAAGGCACTATTTAACGAATATTGAGTACTTTTACAAAGATGAAAATGCTACAAAGCTTGAGCTAAATTTAAAAAAGTATAAACTCTATTTTGATGAGGGCAGATTAAAATTTGATGTTAGTTTTAAGACAAATTTGCTTATCAAAGATGGCTTTGTGGTGTCTGTTGAAATGGACGATAAAGAGGGATATTTTAATTTTAAATTTACACAAAATAACGCATTTTTGGTATCAGATCAGTTTTGGACAATACCAAATCCAAATGCAAATTTAATATTTTTTACATTTTCAAGTAAAGCTGCAGCCAAAGC
This window harbors:
- a CDS encoding metal ABC transporter solute-binding protein, Zn/Mn family, coding for MRKIFVFLAVCALSLFAKPVVTTSILPTKFFVEQIAGDTLSVNTMVGKGADPHTYEPKPKQMKELEKSELYFAIGIEFEDTWLERFSKSFKNLRIIKTQEGIEKIAMNDEHEHHEHHEHHEHKHEGEHKHEHHEHHDHDHEAGEHHHHHHDGLDPHIWLDPVLVKTQADNIAKALIEKFPQNAKLYEENLAKFKASLDELDSFIKNTLKDVKTREFIVYHPSWGYFAKRYNLEQIAIEIEGKEPKPAELKELIEEAKEHGVKVIFVAPQFPTKAANLVAKETGSKVISIDQLPENWLDEMKKTAEIFAKSL